One Alcaligenes ammonioxydans DNA segment encodes these proteins:
- a CDS encoding TRAP transporter large permease — protein sequence MDLFVANMAPVMFVSLIIFLLLGFPVAFALAANGMVFGLIGVELGLFNWSLFQALPLRVFGIMANDTLLAIPFFTFMGLILERSGMAEDLLDTIGQLFGSMPGGLAIAVVFVGAMLAATTGVVSASVISMGLISLPIMLRYGYSRRLATGVIAASGTLSQIIPPSLVLIVLADQLGRSVGDMYRGAMVPGLVLTGSYLLYILILAVLRPKDVPPIPAEHRTYSQANGRSGARSLCVLLLIALVAGYLLDEYWVDPNGPVDEKVIICILLVGGVAFVLALINKWLKLGLLSTLAERVVFVMIPPLGLIFLVLGTIFLGIATPTEGGAMGAVGAILMAVSRRRLSVDLLKQAMDTTAKLSCFVMFILIGSTIFSLTFRGVDGDLWVEHLLIDLPGGEYGFLVLVSVLVFVLAFFLDFFELAFIIVPLLGPVADKMGIDLIWFGVLLAVNMQTSFMHPPFGFSLFYLRSVAPKDDYIDKVTKKKIPGVATGDIYWGSVPFIGIQIVMIAVVLLFPGMVTHYKGTGAKVDPSTVTIEMQDEYGSDLNPFDDSGGGMPVFK from the coding sequence ATGGATTTATTTGTCGCCAATATGGCGCCAGTGATGTTCGTGTCACTGATTATTTTTCTGCTGCTGGGCTTTCCAGTTGCCTTCGCGCTGGCCGCCAACGGCATGGTATTTGGCCTGATTGGTGTGGAGTTGGGCCTGTTTAACTGGTCCTTGTTTCAGGCACTGCCGCTGCGCGTATTCGGCATCATGGCCAACGACACGTTGCTGGCCATTCCCTTTTTCACCTTCATGGGGTTGATTCTGGAGCGTTCGGGCATGGCTGAAGACCTGCTCGATACGATTGGCCAGCTGTTTGGCTCCATGCCCGGTGGCCTGGCTATTGCGGTGGTGTTTGTGGGCGCCATGCTGGCGGCAACCACGGGGGTGGTGTCGGCCTCGGTGATTTCCATGGGCCTGATCTCCTTGCCTATCATGCTGCGCTACGGTTATAGCCGCAGGTTGGCAACGGGAGTGATCGCGGCTTCGGGCACCTTGTCGCAGATCATTCCCCCCTCGTTGGTGCTGATCGTGCTGGCTGACCAGTTGGGACGTTCGGTAGGCGATATGTACCGTGGCGCAATGGTACCCGGCCTGGTGTTGACCGGCTCGTACCTGCTCTACATTCTGATTCTGGCCGTGTTGCGTCCCAAAGACGTGCCCCCGATTCCGGCAGAGCACCGCACTTACTCCCAGGCCAATGGTCGTTCCGGCGCACGCTCTTTGTGTGTGCTGCTGTTGATCGCGCTGGTGGCCGGCTATCTGCTGGACGAGTACTGGGTAGACCCGAACGGGCCAGTCGACGAAAAAGTCATTATCTGCATCCTGTTGGTGGGCGGCGTGGCCTTTGTGCTGGCCCTGATCAACAAGTGGCTCAAGCTGGGCTTGTTGTCGACCCTGGCCGAACGGGTGGTCTTTGTCATGATTCCTCCCCTGGGACTGATTTTCCTGGTTCTGGGCACGATTTTTCTGGGCATTGCCACCCCTACGGAAGGTGGGGCCATGGGAGCGGTCGGTGCGATTCTGATGGCTGTCAGTCGTCGGCGTCTGAGTGTTGATCTGCTCAAGCAAGCCATGGATACCACGGCCAAGCTGTCCTGCTTTGTCATGTTCATTCTGATCGGCTCCACGATCTTCTCGTTGACCTTCCGGGGTGTGGACGGCGACCTGTGGGTGGAGCATCTGCTGATTGATCTGCCCGGCGGTGAGTACGGCTTTCTGGTACTGGTCAGCGTACTGGTGTTTGTGCTGGCCTTTTTCCTGGACTTTTTCGAGCTGGCGTTCATTATCGTGCCTTTGCTGGGGCCGGTTGCCGACAAGATGGGTATTGATCTGATCTGGTTTGGCGTGCTCTTAGCCGTTAATATGCAAACATCCTTTATGCATCCACCATTTGGCTTCTCACTATTTTATTTGCGCTCGGTGGCCCCTAAGGATGATTACATCGACAAAGTGACGAAAAAGAAGATCCCGGGTGTGGCCACAGGCGACATTTACTGGGGCTCCGTACCCTTTATTGGTATCCAGATTGTGATGATTGCCGTGGTGCTTCTGTTTCCGGGCATGGTCACGCACTACAAGGGAACCGGCGCCAAAGTTGATCCGAGTACGGTCACGATTGAAATGCAGGATGAATACGGCTCCGACCTGAATCCCTTTGATGATTCGGGTGGCGGCATGCCGGTATTCAAGTAA
- a CDS encoding NAD(P)H-hydrate dehydratase, producing the protein MPFVSQYGFLPLSAPPGKQALYSPAQCARMDRAAPGFGVSVEQLIRAAAGAVARTVQRHWPQGAVLFLCGPGNNGADALVAAQILREQGRQVSVFSLVDPSRRQGTAAWAQSQWQGRWESQCPDFRRFSVVVDGLLGAGLDRDVQGETAGLIQSLADSKVPVCAIDIPSGLDGASGQVRGVAAPATVTVSFVCYKPGHVLYPGRALCGQLELADIGMPGPSLPEPDTWLNEPALWQADLPQLNAQSHKYTRGHALVVGGERMTGASRLAARAAQRAGAGLVSMAVPSSVWSVYASAMDSIMVAPWDDALTTDQRIRAWLVGPGAGLGEQTRRLTLALLATQRPCVLDADAISSFAQQPQQLWAALHEQCVLTPHSGEFARVFDVAPDRLEAARLAATQCGAVVVLKGADTIIAAPDGRALINACAPPWLATGGSGDVLAGLVCGLLTQGMPAFEAAGAAVWLHSQAALEFGPGLIPEDLLAVLPRVWQRLLSSA; encoded by the coding sequence ATGCCTTTTGTGTCCCAATATGGTTTTTTGCCCCTGAGCGCGCCCCCAGGAAAACAGGCCTTGTACAGTCCTGCTCAGTGCGCCCGCATGGATAGGGCGGCCCCGGGTTTTGGAGTGTCGGTCGAGCAACTGATCCGGGCGGCCGCAGGCGCGGTGGCGCGCACCGTGCAGCGCCATTGGCCGCAAGGAGCGGTGCTGTTTCTATGCGGGCCGGGGAATAACGGTGCAGATGCCTTGGTGGCCGCGCAGATTTTGCGTGAGCAGGGAAGACAGGTTTCAGTCTTTAGCCTGGTAGACCCATCCCGACGGCAAGGAACGGCAGCCTGGGCGCAATCCCAATGGCAGGGCCGTTGGGAGAGTCAGTGCCCGGATTTCCGGCGCTTTTCCGTCGTCGTGGATGGCTTGCTGGGTGCGGGTCTGGATCGGGATGTGCAAGGTGAGACGGCAGGGCTGATTCAGTCTCTGGCCGACTCCAAAGTGCCCGTCTGCGCCATCGATATCCCTTCCGGGCTGGATGGTGCCAGTGGACAAGTGAGGGGAGTGGCCGCTCCCGCGACGGTGACGGTCAGTTTTGTGTGTTACAAGCCCGGTCACGTTTTGTATCCGGGCCGGGCTTTGTGTGGTCAGTTGGAACTGGCCGATATTGGCATGCCGGGCCCGTCCTTGCCCGAGCCCGATACCTGGTTGAATGAGCCAGCCCTGTGGCAGGCCGATCTTCCCCAGCTCAATGCACAAAGTCACAAGTACACACGCGGACACGCGCTGGTGGTGGGGGGCGAACGCATGACGGGTGCCAGCCGACTGGCGGCCCGCGCAGCGCAGCGGGCAGGAGCAGGGCTGGTCAGCATGGCGGTCCCCTCTTCAGTCTGGTCGGTGTATGCCAGTGCGATGGACAGCATCATGGTGGCGCCTTGGGATGACGCCTTGACCACCGATCAACGCATCCGAGCCTGGCTGGTGGGGCCGGGAGCGGGCCTGGGAGAACAAACCCGTCGTCTGACACTGGCCCTGCTGGCAACCCAGCGTCCTTGTGTGCTGGATGCCGATGCCATCAGCAGCTTTGCCCAACAGCCGCAGCAGTTATGGGCGGCGTTGCACGAACAATGTGTGCTCACGCCCCATTCAGGCGAGTTTGCCCGCGTCTTTGACGTGGCGCCTGATCGTCTGGAAGCGGCGCGGCTGGCAGCCACCCAATGCGGGGCCGTGGTGGTGCTCAAAGGCGCGGATACGATTATTGCCGCCCCCGACGGTCGGGCCTTGATCAATGCCTGCGCACCGCCCTGGCTGGCTACCGGCGGCAGCGGAGATGTGCTGGCCGGGCTGGTGTGTGGTTTGCTGACGCAAGGCATGCCAGCTTTTGAAGCGGCGGGGGCCGCAGTCTGGCTGCACTCACAAGCGGCACTGGAATTCGGTCCTGGGCTGATTCCGGA
- a CDS encoding TRAP transporter substrate-binding protein, which yields MERRSFLLKSATVAGAGLAAVAAPAIAQNSPTVRWRMSTGWPKSLDTIYGSAEALCKRVSELTEGKFEIRAFPGGELVPYAQNMDAISNGTVECNHVLSTAFVGKNTAVTFDTGLSFGMNARQHNSWIHYGGGLKLLRDMYSQYNIVNFVAGNVGVQMGGWFRKEIKDLESLQGLKMRIGGIGGMVLSKLGAVPQQIPPSDIYSSLEKGTIDAAEWIGPYDDEKLGLNKVAPFYYSPGWFEGSASLTSMVNKDAWEALPANFKAAFETACNEQSMLCLAKYDALNPGALRKLVADGAKLRYFPKDVMKAAYDKSQELWKELSDSNADFAKIYPSWKTFQEQEASWFRVAESALDNFTFSELGKRG from the coding sequence ATGGAGCGTCGTAGTTTTCTGTTGAAATCGGCAACGGTCGCCGGTGCGGGTCTGGCAGCGGTAGCTGCCCCTGCAATTGCACAAAACAGTCCCACCGTGCGCTGGCGCATGTCCACCGGCTGGCCCAAAAGCCTGGACACCATTTATGGCTCGGCCGAGGCACTGTGCAAACGTGTCAGCGAACTGACCGAGGGCAAATTCGAGATTCGCGCTTTTCCCGGTGGTGAACTGGTGCCTTACGCGCAGAATATGGATGCCATCAGCAATGGTACCGTCGAATGCAATCACGTGCTCAGTACCGCTTTTGTGGGCAAGAACACCGCCGTGACGTTTGACACTGGCCTGTCGTTTGGCATGAATGCCCGTCAGCACAATTCCTGGATCCACTACGGTGGCGGCCTGAAATTGCTGCGTGACATGTACAGCCAATACAACATCGTGAACTTTGTAGCCGGTAACGTGGGCGTGCAGATGGGGGGCTGGTTCCGCAAGGAAATCAAGGACCTGGAAAGTCTGCAGGGCCTGAAGATGCGCATCGGTGGAATTGGCGGCATGGTCTTGTCCAAACTGGGCGCGGTGCCTCAGCAGATTCCTCCCAGCGATATTTACTCCTCGCTGGAAAAAGGCACGATTGACGCTGCCGAGTGGATTGGGCCTTACGACGACGAAAAGCTGGGCTTGAACAAAGTTGCTCCCTTCTACTATTCCCCCGGTTGGTTTGAAGGCAGTGCGTCCTTGACCTCCATGGTCAATAAAGATGCCTGGGAAGCATTGCCTGCCAATTTCAAGGCTGCTTTCGAGACCGCCTGTAACGAGCAGTCCATGCTGTGCCTGGCCAAATACGATGCCCTGAACCCCGGCGCCCTGCGCAAGCTAGTGGCCGATGGCGCCAAACTGCGCTACTTCCCCAAAGACGTCATGAAGGCTGCCTACGACAAGTCTCAGGAGCTGTGGAAGGAGTTGTCGGATAGCAACGCCGATTTTGCCAAGATTTATCCAAGCTGGAAGACCTTCCAGGAGCAGGAAGCCAGTTGGTTCCGGGTGGCAGAAAGCGCCCTGGACAACTTCACTTTCAGCGAGTTGGGCAAGCGCGGTTAA
- a CDS encoding XdhC family protein, whose protein sequence is MESLDVRVLRQLQQWRAQGRDAILVTVVQTWGSSPRPEGSIMALEKGGAVVGSVSGGCIEDDLIRAYHETAGADKRWQDEDRPQLLTYGISADEAHRFGLPCGGTIRLLVEFNPCPQALAQVLTLLEQRHLVQRHVDLHTGRAWSSAARVPAALHVSEDCLSVTFGPSYRLLLIGGGQLSEYVATIALFNGFDVTVCDPRSEHIQGWSVAGARVVRGMPDDEVIACVPDRRTAIVALTHDPKLDDMALLEALKSSAFYVGAIGSRRNNQSRRERLAEHFDLTPQEIDKLKGPIGLYIGSKTPAEIAVSIMAEIIAVKNGVQVPRELSVASVKDRQEQTSA, encoded by the coding sequence ATGGAGAGCCTGGATGTCAGGGTTTTGCGCCAGTTACAGCAATGGCGCGCACAGGGACGGGACGCGATATTGGTCACCGTCGTGCAGACCTGGGGCTCGTCCCCCCGTCCGGAGGGCTCCATCATGGCTCTGGAAAAAGGAGGGGCGGTGGTCGGGTCGGTCTCGGGTGGCTGTATCGAGGACGATCTGATCCGCGCTTACCACGAGACTGCCGGGGCGGATAAGCGCTGGCAGGATGAGGACCGTCCCCAACTGCTGACCTATGGCATCAGTGCTGATGAAGCACACCGCTTTGGCTTGCCGTGTGGCGGCACAATCCGTCTGCTGGTCGAGTTCAACCCTTGTCCGCAGGCATTGGCGCAGGTGCTGACCTTGCTGGAGCAGCGCCATTTGGTGCAGCGGCACGTGGATTTGCACACGGGCCGCGCTTGGAGCAGTGCTGCCCGTGTGCCGGCGGCCTTGCATGTAAGCGAAGATTGCTTGTCCGTGACGTTCGGGCCGTCTTACCGGCTCTTGCTGATCGGCGGCGGACAGTTGTCCGAGTACGTGGCCACCATTGCCTTGTTCAATGGTTTTGACGTGACAGTGTGCGATCCGCGTAGCGAACATATTCAGGGATGGAGTGTGGCCGGAGCACGGGTAGTGCGCGGCATGCCCGACGACGAAGTGATTGCCTGCGTGCCGGATCGAAGAACCGCTATTGTGGCCCTGACGCATGATCCCAAGCTGGACGATATGGCGTTGCTGGAAGCCCTCAAGAGCAGTGCTTTTTACGTGGGGGCCATTGGATCGCGGCGCAATAATCAGAGCCGTCGTGAACGTCTGGCCGAACACTTTGACCTGACGCCTCAGGAAATCGATAAGCTCAAAGGTCCGATTGGTTTGTATATAGGCAGCAAAACGCCGGCAGAGATTGCGGTCAGCATCATGGCGGAAATCATCGCTGTTAAAAACGGGGTGCAGGTGCCACGGGAGCTGTCGGTAGCTTCTGTCAAAGACAGGCAGGAGCAGACTTCCGCTTAA
- a CDS encoding xanthine dehydrogenase family Fe-S subunit, whose translation MAEISIQVNGRQQKHEAEPRTHLGDFIREKSRLTGTNLSCEHGVCGACTVLVDGRPVRSCITFAGACDGHEVTTVEGYDDDPIMSRLRTAFSEKHALQCGFCTPGMLATSRDIVLRLPDADEARVRIELSGNICRCTGYQGITAAILSVLQALRDQPDAQVEALRAAVVQNVPQDWDQNSFTTFDAVQEEAQMPAPVAAAAPGNADKGKGQAIQGGFDARFPADQVWAFMKDLPKVAACLPGAIIESQEGATVQGKIAIKFGPMSAAFKGNATLEEDNERRAAVLRGEGVDSLSQSRARGDVSYQVQPDGQERSRVHVELVYSLQGPLAQFSRSGLVQDFVRRMIAEFGKNVNLRLENPLAEGHEPVVAEFNPVKMFFSILWDRFKGLFRRA comes from the coding sequence ATGGCAGAAATTTCGATTCAAGTTAACGGTCGCCAGCAAAAGCACGAGGCCGAGCCACGCACCCATCTGGGTGATTTCATACGTGAAAAAAGTCGTTTGACCGGCACCAATCTGAGCTGTGAACACGGTGTGTGCGGCGCATGTACGGTGCTGGTGGATGGCCGTCCAGTGCGCTCCTGCATTACGTTTGCCGGTGCTTGTGATGGACACGAAGTCACCACCGTAGAAGGCTACGACGACGATCCGATCATGAGCCGTCTGCGTACGGCTTTTTCGGAAAAACACGCCTTGCAATGCGGCTTCTGTACGCCTGGCATGCTGGCCACCAGCCGCGACATTGTGCTGCGTTTGCCCGACGCGGACGAAGCCCGTGTGCGTATTGAGCTGTCCGGCAATATTTGCCGCTGCACTGGCTATCAAGGCATTACGGCCGCCATTTTGTCCGTGCTGCAGGCCTTGCGCGATCAGCCCGATGCCCAGGTGGAAGCCTTGCGCGCGGCTGTCGTGCAGAACGTGCCGCAAGACTGGGACCAGAACAGCTTTACGACGTTTGACGCTGTCCAGGAAGAAGCGCAGATGCCCGCTCCGGTGGCTGCGGCTGCGCCCGGTAATGCCGACAAGGGCAAGGGGCAAGCCATTCAAGGTGGTTTTGATGCCCGTTTCCCGGCCGATCAGGTTTGGGCTTTCATGAAGGATCTGCCCAAAGTGGCGGCTTGTCTGCCGGGGGCGATCATCGAGTCTCAGGAAGGGGCCACGGTACAAGGAAAAATCGCGATCAAGTTTGGCCCCATGTCGGCTGCGTTCAAGGGCAATGCCACGCTGGAAGAAGACAACGAGCGTCGTGCCGCCGTGTTGCGGGGCGAAGGGGTGGACTCCTTGAGTCAATCGCGCGCGCGCGGTGACGTCAGCTATCAGGTTCAGCCAGACGGTCAAGAGCGCAGCCGCGTGCACGTGGAGCTGGTGTATTCGTTGCAAGGGCCGCTGGCGCAGTTCTCGCGTTCCGGGCTGGTACAGGATTTCGTGCGTCGCATGATTGCGGAGTTCGGCAAAAACGTGAACCTGCGTCTGGAAAACCCCTTGGCTGAAGGGCATGAGCCAGTGGTGGCCGAGTTCAATCCGGTCAAAATGTTTTTCAGCATTTTGTGGGACCGCTTCAAGGGGCTTTTCCGACGCGCCTAG
- a CDS encoding TRAP transporter small permease subunit encodes MQFLLKLSRAIDSLNQLCGRVVMWVVLLVVVISSYNAFARKFFDTSSNAWLEVQWYLFGALFLLTGGYTFLRNEHVRVDVLASRLSERTQIVIEAVCVVLFMLPACLAIMALSWPVFMDSYLSQEVSSNSGGLIRWPAKLIIPIGFALISLQGISHLIKCIGFLRGACPNPNKKLLEKTPEELLAEDIARQAQAKLAQQHKG; translated from the coding sequence ATGCAATTTCTACTCAAACTATCAAGGGCGATTGACAGCCTGAATCAGCTCTGTGGCCGGGTGGTCATGTGGGTGGTTCTGCTGGTTGTCGTGATCAGCTCCTATAACGCTTTCGCACGTAAATTCTTCGATACCAGCTCCAATGCCTGGCTGGAGGTGCAGTGGTATCTGTTTGGTGCCCTTTTTCTGCTGACTGGCGGTTATACCTTCTTGCGCAATGAGCATGTGCGGGTGGACGTGCTGGCTTCGCGCCTGTCCGAGCGCACACAAATTGTGATTGAGGCCGTGTGCGTGGTGTTGTTCATGCTGCCCGCCTGCCTTGCCATTATGGCCTTGTCCTGGCCGGTGTTCATGGACTCTTACCTGAGCCAGGAAGTCTCCTCCAACTCGGGAGGGCTGATCCGTTGGCCTGCCAAACTCATCATTCCCATCGGTTTTGCCCTGATTTCCTTGCAGGGAATCTCGCACCTGATCAAGTGCATCGGCTTCTTGCGCGGGGCCTGCCCCAATCCCAACAAGAAGTTGCTGGAAAAAACGCCTGAGGAATTGCTCGCTGAAGACATTGCACGGCAAGCCCAGGCCAAGTTAGCGCAACAACACAAAGGCTGA
- a CDS encoding non-heme iron oxygenase ferredoxin subunit, which translates to MNWIKISETDAIDNEESLAIDWQGKKLALHKLDDEFYLTDNVCTHQYALLSDGYLEDGCVECPLHQAKFCLRTGKAMNAPATVDIKVYPLRIEGNDILADLSQA; encoded by the coding sequence TTGAACTGGATAAAAATTTCCGAAACCGACGCCATCGACAACGAAGAGTCCCTGGCTATCGACTGGCAAGGCAAGAAATTGGCCCTGCATAAACTGGACGACGAGTTCTACCTGACCGACAACGTCTGTACCCACCAATATGCCCTGCTCTCTGACGGCTATCTGGAAGATGGCTGTGTGGAATGCCCCCTGCATCAGGCCAAGTTCTGTTTGCGCACGGGCAAGGCCATGAACGCGCCGGCCACGGTGGATATCAAGGTCTATCCGTTACGCATTGAAGGCAATGATATTTTGGCCGACCTCAGTCAGGCCTGA
- a CDS encoding xanthine dehydrogenase family protein molybdopterin-binding subunit: protein MSQHSHPSSLGGQGVGARVLRKEDARHLNGRGNFIGNMTMPGLQEVAFLRSPMAHARIRQINIEDRARAQVITRADMPDCQDIYAASTLPSYQSSRMPPLALGSVRYVGEPVALAFGESRAVAEDILEQIEALYDELPVYGSVQASLAAQGELLHEGWQDNVFVTLRSDIAFEEHAARADRVIEHSVSLSRQCMLPMEGKAVLAYWDFQADQLVVYCGSQIPHMHRTGIAQFLGMDQAQVRVISPDVGGAFGYKCVLHQEELCVAWLAKTFRKPFRFMEDRREHLIAGANTREHQYRLKAHISDEGRLLALDAEIDIDGGAYSVWPFTVGLEVGQALGNLPGPYDFRGYRCRTRGVGTNKPGFMPYRGVARTGVCLAIEQMMDQIALAVGKTPWEIRLMNLVQGEQMPYVNVANKHYDSGNYPESLRRALAAVDVDGVLARQAQGEPDGRLIGLGVASYTEQSAHGTSVFASWGTAVIPGFDQAFVRMTPDGGLEVRVGVHSHGQGMETSFAQIASEILGIAVERIKVVHGDTGRTPFSTGTYASRSLVMSGGAVSKACKALLPRVRKIAAHMLNADEDSLQHQGDTFSAQGRQVSIAQVADAWYINPQYLPEDVDPQGLELSVGYKPKVDTGSFTYASNAVVVAVDPRTGGVEVLKYVVVEDCGVMINPMIVEGQTIGGIAQGIGTALYEEMPYDEFGQPLASTLADYVMPGACEVPNIHIEHMESPSPNTEFGAKGMGEGGAIAPPAAIMSAINNALRSTGAQVSHTPVTPHRLLSAIRAAAPCATQQYKQPVSEVQA, encoded by the coding sequence ATGAGTCAGCACAGTCACCCGTCAAGCCTGGGTGGCCAAGGAGTGGGCGCGCGCGTTCTTCGCAAGGAGGATGCGCGCCATCTCAATGGCCGGGGCAACTTCATCGGCAACATGACCATGCCGGGGCTGCAGGAAGTCGCCTTCTTGCGCAGTCCCATGGCCCATGCCCGAATTCGTCAGATCAATATTGAAGACAGGGCACGTGCGCAGGTGATTACCCGCGCCGATATGCCCGATTGTCAGGATATTTACGCCGCTTCCACCCTGCCCAGTTATCAGTCCTCCCGCATGCCACCGCTGGCCTTGGGCAGCGTGCGCTATGTTGGCGAACCCGTTGCCCTGGCCTTTGGTGAAAGCCGTGCCGTGGCTGAGGACATTCTGGAGCAGATAGAGGCTCTGTACGATGAGTTGCCGGTCTATGGCAGCGTTCAGGCGTCCTTGGCCGCGCAAGGTGAGCTGTTGCATGAAGGCTGGCAGGACAATGTATTTGTGACCTTGCGCTCAGACATTGCTTTTGAAGAGCATGCCGCCCGTGCCGACCGCGTGATCGAGCATTCGGTCAGTCTGTCGCGACAGTGCATGTTGCCGATGGAAGGCAAAGCGGTACTGGCGTACTGGGACTTCCAGGCCGATCAACTGGTGGTGTATTGCGGCAGTCAGATCCCTCACATGCACCGCACCGGTATTGCCCAGTTCCTGGGGATGGATCAGGCGCAGGTGCGTGTGATTTCTCCTGATGTGGGCGGTGCCTTTGGTTATAAGTGCGTGCTGCATCAGGAAGAGCTGTGTGTGGCCTGGCTGGCCAAGACCTTTCGCAAGCCGTTCCGTTTCATGGAAGACCGCCGCGAGCATTTGATTGCGGGGGCCAATACCCGGGAGCACCAGTACCGGCTCAAAGCACACATCAGCGATGAAGGCCGTTTGCTGGCTCTGGATGCCGAAATTGATATTGATGGCGGAGCGTATTCCGTCTGGCCCTTTACGGTGGGTCTGGAGGTTGGTCAAGCCTTGGGCAATCTGCCCGGCCCTTACGATTTTCGGGGGTACCGCTGCCGCACGCGCGGCGTGGGAACCAACAAGCCGGGCTTTATGCCGTATCGCGGCGTTGCCCGCACGGGTGTTTGCCTGGCCATTGAACAGATGATGGATCAGATCGCGCTGGCGGTAGGCAAGACCCCGTGGGAAATCCGCCTGATGAATCTGGTGCAAGGCGAACAAATGCCTTATGTCAACGTGGCCAATAAGCACTACGACTCGGGCAATTACCCGGAAAGCCTGCGCCGCGCCTTGGCGGCCGTCGATGTGGATGGGGTACTGGCGCGTCAGGCCCAGGGCGAACCGGATGGCCGCCTTATTGGTCTGGGGGTGGCGTCCTACACCGAACAGTCCGCGCACGGCACCTCTGTGTTTGCCAGCTGGGGGACAGCAGTCATTCCCGGTTTCGACCAGGCCTTTGTCCGCATGACGCCGGATGGTGGTTTGGAGGTGCGCGTGGGAGTGCATTCGCATGGCCAGGGTATGGAAACCTCTTTTGCTCAAATCGCCAGCGAAATCCTGGGCATTGCCGTAGAACGCATCAAAGTGGTGCATGGGGATACCGGCCGCACGCCGTTTTCCACCGGCACTTACGCCTCGCGCTCGCTGGTGATGTCGGGCGGCGCAGTCTCGAAAGCCTGTAAGGCATTGCTGCCGCGTGTGCGCAAGATTGCCGCCCATATGCTCAATGCCGATGAGGACAGTCTGCAGCATCAGGGCGACACGTTCAGCGCCCAGGGTCGTCAGGTCAGCATCGCTCAAGTGGCTGATGCTTGGTACATCAACCCGCAGTATTTGCCAGAGGATGTGGACCCGCAGGGTCTGGAACTGTCCGTGGGTTACAAGCCCAAGGTCGATACCGGCAGTTTTACCTATGCCAGCAATGCCGTGGTGGTGGCGGTTGATCCGCGCACGGGCGGGGTGGAGGTGCTCAAGTATGTGGTGGTCGAAGACTGTGGCGTGATGATCAACCCCATGATTGTGGAAGGGCAAACGATTGGCGGGATTGCCCAGGGGATCGGCACCGCTTTGTATGAAGAGATGCCTTACGACGAGTTCGGGCAGCCATTGGCATCGACCTTGGCCGACTATGTCATGCCAGGTGCCTGCGAAGTGCCCAATATCCATATCGAACACATGGAAAGCCCCTCGCCCAATACCGAGTTCGGTGCCAAGGGCATGGGAGAGGGTGGGGCGATTGCGCCGCCGGCCGCCATCATGTCCGCCATCAATAATGCATTGCGCTCGACGGGGGCACAGGTCTCGCATACGCCTGTGACACCGCATCGGCTGCTGAGCGCCATTCGCGCCGCCGCCCCGTGCGCCACTCAGCAATACAAACAGCCCGTGTCGGAGGTGCAGGCATGA
- a CDS encoding FAD binding domain-containing protein — MKAAKFEYEQARSLKQIQQAYGSDPSALRLMGGSQSLGPMLNLRLVRPGRVLDVSAVPELRQVQAAQGWVRIGAAVTHAEIEDGVHELLRGHMMQKVAGRIAYRGVRNRGTLGGSLAHADPAADWVLTCTALGARINVRGPHGSRSVPMSEFMLAAYTTVLEAGEFIESVDVPEVSGSARWGYYKFTRKVGEFADASCACYFDPATRIAKVVMGAMEGAPRSVPELAVKVAAQGAAVLDGDTIAAALQPYLAQRDEAHQVLFRTVVERSLKQALGVKG; from the coding sequence ATGAAGGCCGCCAAGTTTGAATACGAACAGGCCCGCAGCCTGAAACAGATCCAGCAAGCCTATGGCAGCGACCCGTCGGCGCTGCGCCTGATGGGGGGCAGCCAGTCTCTGGGCCCTATGTTGAATCTGCGTTTGGTGCGTCCCGGCCGTGTTCTGGATGTGTCGGCTGTGCCGGAGCTGCGTCAGGTACAGGCTGCACAGGGATGGGTGCGTATTGGTGCCGCCGTCACGCATGCCGAGATTGAGGACGGGGTCCACGAGCTGCTGCGCGGTCACATGATGCAGAAAGTGGCCGGTCGTATCGCGTACCGGGGCGTGCGCAATCGTGGCACCCTGGGCGGCAGTCTCGCGCATGCAGACCCAGCTGCCGATTGGGTGCTGACCTGTACCGCCTTGGGCGCACGCATTAATGTGCGTGGTCCCCACGGTAGCCGCAGCGTGCCCATGAGTGAATTCATGCTGGCCGCCTATACCACGGTGCTGGAGGCCGGTGAGTTCATCGAGTCCGTGGATGTGCCCGAGGTATCAGGTTCGGCTCGCTGGGGCTATTACAAGTTCACCCGTAAAGTGGGCGAGTTTGCCGATGCCAGTTGTGCCTGTTACTTCGATCCGGCCACGCGCATCGCCAAAGTGGTGATGGGGGCAATGGAAGGCGCGCCGCGCTCCGTGCCCGAACTGGCTGTCAAGGTGGCGGCACAAGGAGCGGCCGTTCTGGACGGGGACACGATTGCAGCGGCCTTGCAGCCGTATCTGGCACAACGGGATGAGGCCCATCAGGTGCTGTTCCGTACGGTCGTAGAGCGCAGCCTGAAGCAGGCGCTGGGCGTGAAAGGTTAA